From the Melanotaenia boesemani isolate fMelBoe1 chromosome 9, fMelBoe1.pri, whole genome shotgun sequence genome, the window CAACCTGACAACGGACACACAGTAAACAGTCCTGTCAAAAAGGGAGTCTTTTGtgcacagtttttatttctttgctcaTCTTACCTGAGTAGCACTGTCTTCACTATCCTCTCGATTGTTCTCCCACACACCGACCACTATCACCCCATTCTTCATCAGCTGGACCTACAACAGAACACATGTTAGCATGCAGGGTAAACTGGGTAAGTGTTTCTAAAAGCTGAGTTTACTTTATGGTAGAGGCGTCCGTTCTGTTCCACAGAGGAGTAGACTGTGAAGGAAAACACATAAGTACCAGGAGCAGGGGCAGTGAAGACACCTGAGGAGGGAGATAAAGAGTTAGGGATGGCTTTATTAAATGATAATAGTTAATCTTCCATGTTTTGTCATTGGAGTATATTATTTTGGGTGATTTTCCTACCCAAAGATGGGTTGTACCCGTTGCCAGTGTTAAGAGTTACAGAGGCATATGGGATTGGCATATTGGCATTGAAAGGGCCAAAGCAATAGTCAGTAGATCCAGGAGCTAGAATGGCAATACTTGGATCCATAGAGGCCTTGAAAGCAACTTTGAAAccatctgagaaaaaaaaaaatagagagcGAGATGGATTCATTGGTCAACTACCATcaaaattacaagaaaaacCTTCTGGTGTTGTAAAAACCAGTGTTTACCTGTGAAAGCCTGTACTCTGTTATTCAGTGTGTTGATTTTGTGCCACAAATTCTTAATCCTAGTAAAGGTTTCTTCTTCTATTTGGTGCATATCATTGGCTGCACAGCAGCAGCTACGCTGGCGGTTAAAAGTACAATTGCAGTCCCATTTTTCGCAGGTCAGAGGTCCCTTCCACTGGACTGGAATaagatataagagaaaaaagagatgTGTTTCACTTTGAAGCAAGATGTTGCtgcaaataaatgaaacataaatcATAAAGTTGCTTGTAGTTTGGTTGCAAAGCATTTGTATTTGCCCATGTTATGTGGATGAGTAAGGAGTCGTAAATGACTGTGTGGCTTACGGGCTGCGTCTTTCAGCATTTCAGCAGCGGTCTGGGCCTCTACATGACCACAGAGAAACAGTGACCCCGACAGGAGCAAGAGTGGTAATACACCCATCTGAAAGAGGAAAGAGGGAAACTGGATCAGAGCAGAGGCAATAAACTGGAGAGCTATTtgtctttaaaagaataaatctttaaatgaataaagaattaTATAGTTGTATAAAGTAACTATAAATTATGACACAAACATGTCAGAGCATCTGAATTAATAAGACATAGCAAGTTTAGTTAGGTTATCTAATGAGGAACAAAACCCTTTGTCAGCTAAATAACACTAAATATTAGTAGCTTGAAGCTCAGATATTTACTTGCGCAACAACAGGATGTCTGCTGGATGTCTAGGCATTAGCTTGCTaacattttaactttaacaacttcattttttaagttttatatttagaatttttattcTTGTGATCACAAATAGAAATGTGTAAGGTGTAAATACAAAGCATACGTAGGACAAAGTGCCTGgctttatttaatctatttgcATTACATCAATAATCAGTCATCAAGCCGCATATTCATACTATGAAAAAGAACCTCAAATCCAGCTACGTAGCTTGTTTTTGCATCTCAAAATTATAGTACAGAACCAGTTATGTTTTTATGGCATTGGTTAGTACTGGTTAGTTGGTCAAAACTGTTGTTATAATGTAGGATATTATAGTTTTTAATTAGCATAATTGTGAGCTTTTTGTAAAGATATAAACATTAaacttactgtttttttttgttccttccTCCCCTTGTGCTGAAAGACTATGTGGCAGTCGGGTGATTTGGTGAAACTGAGATTTTAAAGCAGGGTGAGGTTGTAGCCTCTTATTGATGGACTTCAGGCAATCCATCCCACATCAGGGTGAGTGACAGGAGCTCCACCTCCTCACATGGAAGCACACGTAAACAAATACTGTATACAGGTTTCCCCCCAACGATGAGAGCTACAACCATTTGTGGTGACGTAAATATCTACAGTATTGTAGGAGTGAAAGAGCAACAGGGGATCTTATGGCACCTTTTGGGGCCCTTTTGTTTGGACCATAATACCCTTTATTAGGACAGTAGTGTCTGGTTGCTGTCCTTCCAAAGGACGTTGCTCTGATATTTTGATATGGACGGCATAGCTGCCATGTGCTTTTGGAATACAATAGTCTATAGTCAAGAAGACAAAAAAGGGCCTAATATGAACATTTTATCCTTCCATCAATAAAAGCCTGAATCGGACAACAATATCCTTTCACCTGGTTCTCATGCTGAAGCTGATGAGTTCTCAGAAAGACTTTCACCTCAGAGTTAGTTGGACCCAGACATCCTGATTGTGTTTTAACATGAGTTAGGATATGTGATAGTTACCTGGCACACTCCACAGTTATCAGTGAAATAATCTAGTGCTACCAGGCCATTTTTATtcaataaagaaataacaaaaatatccAGGTGTTGCTTTTCAAAGACAGATTCAAGGAAAGACACCACTGTTTGAGCAAAACAAGCAAAGAAACTGAGAGACACCTTAGACCTGGTCTTTGGTTGtaaatgtgctttaatttaAGGATATGACTCTCAAGAAAGGCCGATGTCTTTATGTTTAAGAGGCAAACATTGTGATTGCATTAACTTGAAAACCGTTTGGTTTTAGCTTTTGCTTCATCATGGCTTTATCAGCCATTAAATCAATCATTATCGCCCTATTAAAGAGGAGCGAAGTTACAGTGGAGGATGCACAAGGAAGAACAGATAAGTTACACATAATGACTGATTATGAAACAAAAAACTCCTGGACAAAGatatgtaaaaacacaaaaccataAACCATGCAGATATGATTTGGGCTAATTTGATCTATTTTGCTCTAATTTTGGCTGCTGCTCCATTCATTTCTAAACATTCTGTGTTGCTGTGTGGTTAATTAGTGTTTTAACAAGACTTCCCAAAAGGAGCATTAAACAttagctcatccagaacgctgctgcctctaccaggactaagagatctgaacatgtcacac encodes:
- the cbln18 gene encoding cerebellin 18, with translation MGVLPLLLLSGSLFLCGHVEAQTAAEMLKDAALQWKGPLTCEKWDCNCTFNRQRSCCCAANDMHQIEEETFTRIKNLWHKINTLNNRVQAFTDGFKVAFKASMDPSIAILAPGSTDYCFGPFNANMPIPYASVTLNTGNGYNPSLGVFTAPAPGTYVFSFTVYSSVEQNGRLYHKVQLMKNGVIVVGVWENNREDSEDSATQVVALELLRGDQVYLELMSGRKLCTSLNYNIFTGYIVYPYINQ